Proteins encoded in a region of the Myxococcales bacterium genome:
- a CDS encoding TolC family protein, with product MKLRPLAALWLVGALATGAARAETLTIEDATRLAQERSPRRQEAQALVEGARAAVSVARSGYLPDANLAAVATAGFGGSTQQLGVRGIINSPYTQHFGAGIEAGWTVYDFGRTSSRVDAALARVDSATAWKGLTGRAAALDAARAFGAALMAEEDARATAAAVGFRSRGADASRTLARTGLRPEMDALLAGARAAEAKAALAIAEAEVGVARATLGAMLGRPLSAATTLSAPEPRKSDVDHATVSAGAAPRDPLHDVAAAEEARAAALDRAATAEHLPRLVVAGSAGYARRVAPDEPGYVAAGAGVVVPLFAFVGEAARAREAGASARGAAARASQADVELAILLARETASLRAFTAARAAADTSMAAAKTALDAAEARYAAGQISFAEADAARDAFVRTESTRRRLGIEAALSLARLRIWLAR from the coding sequence ATGAAGCTGCGCCCTCTCGCGGCGCTGTGGCTCGTCGGGGCGCTGGCGACTGGCGCGGCGCGCGCCGAGACCTTGACGATCGAAGATGCGACACGCCTCGCCCAGGAACGATCGCCTCGGCGCCAGGAGGCACAAGCGCTCGTGGAGGGGGCTCGGGCGGCCGTCTCGGTCGCGCGCAGCGGGTACCTTCCGGACGCGAACCTCGCGGCGGTCGCGACGGCGGGCTTCGGCGGCTCGACCCAGCAGCTCGGGGTGCGCGGAATCATCAACTCGCCCTACACGCAGCACTTCGGAGCGGGCATCGAGGCGGGATGGACCGTCTACGACTTCGGGCGCACGTCCTCTCGCGTCGACGCAGCCCTCGCGAGGGTCGACTCGGCGACGGCATGGAAGGGCCTCACTGGGCGCGCGGCGGCGCTCGACGCCGCTCGGGCGTTCGGTGCTGCCTTGATGGCCGAAGAGGACGCGCGCGCGACGGCCGCAGCCGTCGGGTTTCGCTCCCGGGGCGCCGACGCCTCACGGACGCTCGCCAGGACCGGTCTGCGCCCCGAGATGGACGCCCTGCTCGCTGGCGCCCGCGCAGCGGAAGCCAAGGCGGCGCTGGCGATCGCGGAGGCTGAGGTCGGCGTGGCGCGCGCGACCCTCGGAGCGATGCTCGGTCGCCCTCTCTCCGCGGCGACGACCTTGAGCGCGCCCGAACCTAGGAAGAGTGACGTCGACCACGCGACCGTTTCGGCCGGCGCGGCCCCCCGCGATCCGCTTCATGACGTCGCCGCGGCGGAAGAGGCACGCGCCGCCGCGCTCGACAGGGCGGCCACCGCCGAGCACCTCCCGAGGCTCGTGGTGGCAGGCAGCGCCGGCTACGCCCGGCGCGTCGCGCCAGACGAGCCAGGCTACGTGGCGGCAGGCGCTGGCGTCGTGGTTCCGCTGTTCGCCTTCGTAGGAGAAGCGGCGCGCGCACGGGAGGCGGGGGCGTCCGCCCGGGGCGCCGCGGCGCGCGCTTCTCAGGCCGACGTCGAGCTCGCGATTCTCCTCGCCCGCGAGACCGCGTCGCTCCGCGCGTTCACGGCGGCGCGCGCGGCCGCGGACACGTCGATGGCCGCCGCCAAGACGGCGCTCGACGCCGCGGAGGCGCGCTACGCGGCGGGGCAGATCTCGTTCGCAGAGGCCGACGCGGCGCGTGACGCGTTCGTTCGGACGGAGAGCACCCGACGCCGCCTCGGCATCGAGGCTGCGCTCTCCCTCGCGCGCCTCCGCATCTGGTTGGCGCGATAG